From Podospora bellae-mahoneyi strain CBS 112042 chromosome 5, whole genome shotgun sequence:
TCCGTTCATTTCCATTTTCTGAGCCTCAcgcttgctgttgatgggCGCTTGTGACGGGCGGGAGAGAGAATTGCGTTTCCTTTTTCCCCCGGCCTCTCCTCGtttccctctctttcttttcctcgcTCCCGTTTTGCACAACATACGGTTTCCTATTACGTTGCGGTACTTCCTATCTTTACAGGGGTCGAAAGCAGCACGTGCTGTGATCCGCCAGAAAATGAGGACTGCCACGGCAGCAACTATCCTGCTGCTATCAGCAGCGTCAGGGCTGTTTGTGTCGGCGCAGAGCGATGGTCCCTCTCAGTTCTCGAGTTTCTTATACCCAGTGCAGGATGATGATTCGGAAACCTACCACTTTATGGACACGGTGAATGTCCAGTACATTAGCAGCTTCACCAGGGCCACTCTGTGGACGTTCTGCAAGCCCGGTATAGGAGAGACGCGTACGTTCACCACATACCTGACCCAAGCAGCCAGCATATTCTCATAGACATTGCTGACACGCTGTTAACAGAATTCATCCAAGAGGCACCCGGCTTCAACGCTACTGTGCCCgtccttctcaatctcacCTCGGCGACGCCGTGCTGGTTCAATCTTAGAAGCCCAGATGAGAAGTATGGTGCCAACAGCCAAACGTTCAACGTTATCGGCCAAGAGCGTAAGGGAGGGAGCAAGACGTTTGGGTTGGGAAATCCGCCGTCAAAAGAGTCGGCGTCGCCAAGTCAAACTCAAACGCAAACACAAACGACAACCTCCATGTCGACTTCCACAAGTGCGAGTTCAACGACCCAGTCATCGACAGCCCAGACTGATGACAGTTCACCGACACCGACAAGCGGAAGTGTCCAACCGAGTTCGAATGATGCTCCGAGTCCAGGTCTCAGCGCAGGGGCATCGGCGGGTATGGCCGTCGGCGTGACGGTGGCAGTCATTGCCGTGGGAGCTGGCGCGTTCTGGCTCTGGAGGCGCAAGAGGAGAGGCGGGAAACTTCCAGTGGAAGACTaccagcaaccaccaacagGGCCCTATGGGAACGGCGATGTCTATGCCAAAGTTGGAGCTCCGCCAAATTATGCGACAGCTCCAGGTCCTGCgactcatcatcattccTATCAGCAATATCCACAGCATCGGTTTGGTGGGGAGTTGGGAACAGCAAACTCTccgatggagatggggggaacAAATGTGTGGCCTGCGAATGGCCTTGGGGGGCGGGCGCGTGAGATGGCTGGCTGATGGGTTTGTCGTTATTGGGGGACCTTAATTCTGATATGCTTTCTAGGTAGCGAGGGCGTTCATGGTTGTGGGTTGAGGGTTGCATGCCGTCTGGTTGAAACACACCCATACTTGATGTTATTTGGACATTCTCATATCATGACAGACCAACTTTATCGCAAGTGTCCAGACCCCGCAAGGCGTCCACGGGCTTGTTTCCCGCAAGATCTCGGGGCCGGACCTCGAGAAGCATTTTGCCAACCGTTGCCGGCAAAGCCAAACGATGGTACGCCATTGTATTCCTCATCAACAGTCAGCATCACCCGCGGACTTCGGCTACCGGATACCCCAATAGGATTTGCGACTTCTTCCAAGAAACCAAGATGGCGTAAGCCAGAAGGAGTGGCTGACCGCATACCCCTTTACTCCAAAACCActctacaccaccaccacaaccccgaATCAACCCCCCAGAAAAGGGAGTAAGCCCCGAGCCGGATGATACCGCCCCATTGAttcattcatcatcacctttcCCGCCGTCAGTGATTGGGCAATCGCAATTCCCGCCTTCAAACGAAAAGGTTCCTGCATGAACGAATGACCCATATAGTCCCCGTTGGTAGCCTATAAGACTTGGCCGCTATCTCGTTCCAAGAAACCTGGGTACTTCAGCCTGATATGCAAGTCGTAATAAACACCCACACTTGCGCTAGGTACTGGTAAAGATCACCATACTAGGTGCCATACTCCCCCGCATTCATGTACACTCTAAACCATGTTGGCAAGTCGTATTCCTCCCAAGCCAAAAAGTCCGGAGCACCGGTTTCCATGGGTCACCTGGGGCCATTTCAATCTATGAAAGTGTGTGTGGAATATTTACCGGGACGCCGGCACAATGGGTTGTTTGACAAAAGATTGAAATCAAGGACCTCTCACCCAGACTAAGTAGACGAGTGAGACGTAGTCAGCGTGCGGGGAGAATGAAACCATAAGCAGTCCCAGAAGGATGTGGTAGGTATATATAACCGAGGCATCCGGACAAGGGCgggtggggttggttggtgccAGTCTGGTCTGGGTATTGTAGTGTCGGTTTCTGGACTTGAGAGAAAAAACATGAGGTTCTCGACAGCGTTCATC
This genomic window contains:
- a CDS encoding hypothetical protein (COG:S; EggNog:ENOG503PFW8) produces the protein MGACDGRERELRFLFPPASPRFPLFLFLAPVLHNIRFPITLRYFLSLQGSKAARAVIRQKMRTATAATILLLSAASGLFVSAQSDGPSQFSSFLYPVQDDDSETYHFMDTVNVQYISSFTRATLWTFCKPGIGETQFIQEAPGFNATVPVLLNLTSATPCWFNLRSPDEKYGANSQTFNVIGQERKGGSKTFGLGNPPSKESASPSQTQTQTQTTTSMSTSTSASSTTQSSTAQTDDSSPTPTSGSVQPSSNDAPSPGLSAGASAGMAVGVTVAVIAVGAGAFWLWRRKRRGGKLPVEDYQQPPTGPYGNGDVYAKVGAPPNYATAPGPATHHHSYQQYPQHRFGGELGTANSPMEMGGTNVWPANGLGGRAREMAG